From the Primulina tabacum isolate GXHZ01 chromosome 15, ASM2559414v2, whole genome shotgun sequence genome, one window contains:
- the LOC142526210 gene encoding G-type lectin S-receptor-like serine/threonine-protein kinase At1g11300: protein MMNTTTLNLLLPCVFLILCLPFQGFCLETDTIPAGVSIKDPGTIVSAGKVFKLGFFTPPNSNNRYLAVFYTVSEETTIWIANRDNPLKDSSGSVSMAKDGNLLLTNGANETIWSTNVTTPMNTSAQIQDTGNLVLKEILTGNIIWESFSYPSDVFLPTLKIIDNTITGNKVVVSSWKSGSDPQVGNFTAGLEALNIPQIFTWNNGRPHWRSGPWNGQILIGVQDMYSPYLDGFSVVDNHSGLFYFTAPLQANILMKIDLNSSGSLVQRLWDDQKKSWDITWLAPQNVCDVYGTCGPFGSCNVKKSPICSCLRGFEPKIKDEWARGNWTNGCVRISQLQCDQSNNSTVKGGNADGFLMLQFMKVPDFAVKFSSSQVDECRVRCLSECSCIAYAHDPSPTIGCMFWSENLVDIQEFAGVGVDLYIRLAKSELDHKKKKNMLIIIPIVVAVVIISIMIFIAWFCIFKKKGEKTKDPKIFEAVQAFPSDPASIVLKDESEKVNIEELPLFTFETLANATDQFQEDNALGKGGFGTVYKGKLENGKEIAVKRLSAASGQGMEEFMNEVVVISKLQHRNLVRLVGCCVEKEEKMLIYEYMPNKSLDVCLFDPKHPSQQILNWKKRFDIIEGIGRGILYLHRDSRLRIIHRDLKPSNVLLDEDWNPKISDFGMARIFGGNQDQANTARVVGTYGYMAPEYAMEGRFSEKSDVYSFGVLMLEIISGKKNTHYYNEEWSLSLLGCAWKLWSEDNGLAFAEQTIVSSNFQGDIVRSIHIALLCVQEFPTDRPTIQTVLAMLSREIVDLPAPEQPVFAEKWNRFHVGTTQPTIQTGYSGNEVTLTVLDGR from the exons ATGATGAACACCACAACTTTGAATCTATTGCTTCCGTGTGTTTTCTTGATTCTATGCCTTCCTTTTCAAGGATTTTGCTTGGAAACAGATACAATACCAGCTGGTGTTTCCATCAAAGATCCTGGTACCATTGTATCTGCTGGCAAGGTCTTCAAATTGGGATTCTTCACCCCTCCCAACTCCAATAATCGATACCTGGCAGTTTTCTACACTGTCTCTGAAGAAACCACGATATGGATCGCCAACAGAGATAATCCTCTCAAAGATTCTTCCGGCTCTGTATCCATGGCCAAAGATGGGAATCTTCTACTCACCAATGGCGCCAATGAGACAATCTGGTCAACCAATGTCACGACTCCTATGAATACCAGTGCTCAAATTCAGGACACTGGGAATCTTGTTCTAAAAGAAATTCTTACTGGAAACATAATATGGGAATCTTTTTCGTATCCTTCAGACGTTTTCCTGCCGACGTTGAAGATAATTGACAACACGATTACTGGAAATAAGGTGGTCGTATCGTCCTGGAAAAGTGGGTCCGACCCTCAGGTGGGGAACTTCACGGCGGGGCTGGAAGCTTTAAACATCCCACAGATTTTCACCTGGAATAACGGCCGCCCCCACTGGAGGAGTGGCCCCTGGAACGGGCAAATTCTTATAGGAGTGCAGGATATGTATTCTCCGTACCTCGACGGATTCAGTGTGGTGGATAATCATTCAGGGCTCTTCTACTTCACGGCGCCTCTTCAGGCAAATATATTGATGAAAATCGACCTGAATTCTTCTGGGAGTCTGGTGCAGAGACTGTGGGATGATCAGAAGAAGAGCTGGGATATAACATGGTTGGCTCCACAAAATGTATGTGATGTTTATGGAACATGTGGTCCTTTTGGTAGCTGCAACGTTAAAAAATCTCCTATCTGTTCTTGTTTGAGAGGGTTTGAGCCCAAGATCAAGGACGAATGGGCGAGAGGGAATTGGACGAATGGTTGTGTAAGAATCAGTCAATTACAGTGTGATCAAAGCAATAATTCCACTGTCAAGGGAGGAAATGCAGACGGGTTTTTGATGCTTCAGTTTATGAAGGTACCAGATTTTGCTGTAAAATTTTCATCGAGCCAGGTGGATGAATGTCGGGTTAGATGCTTGAGTGAGTGTTCATGCATCGCATATGCGCACGATCCGAGTCCGACTATCGGTTGCATGTTTTGGAGTGAGAATTTGGTCGATATTCAGGAGTTTGCTGGTGTTGGTGTTGATCTTTACATTCGTCTAGCGAAATCAGAATTAG ATCACAAGAAAAAGAAGAATATGTTGATAATAATTCCGATAGTTGTGGCAGTAGTAATCATATCCATTATGATTTTCATCGCTTGGTTCTGTATATTCAAGAAAAAAG GAGAGAAGACGAAAGACCCAAAGATATTTGAGGCGGTGCAAGCATTTCCATCAGATCCTGCATCAATCGTGCTCAAAGATGAATCAGAAAAAGTCAATATCGAAGAGCTGCCACTTTTCACATTTGAGACACTGGCCAACGCAACAGATCAATTCCAAGAGGACAATGCGCTAGGAAAGGGTGGTTTTGGTACCGTTTACAAG GGAAAACTGGAAAATGGGAAAGAAATAGCAGTTAAGAGACTTTCTGCAGCCTCGGGACAGGGAATGGAAGAATTCATGAATGAAGTAGTCGTGATTTCTAAACTACAACATAGAAATCTTGTGAGGTTGGTGGGATGTTGTGTGGAGAAAGaagagaagatgttgatatacgAATACATGCCTAATAAAAGCTTGGATGTGTGTCTCTTTG ATCCTAAGCATCCATCGCAACAGATTCTAAATTGGAAGAAGCGTTTTGATATCATCGAAGGTATTGGTCGAGGTATCCTGTATCTTCACAGGGACTCTAGACTCAGGATTATCCACCGAGATCTTAAGCCCAGTAACGTGTTGCTTGATGAGGATTGGAATCCGAAAATTTCAGACTTTGGCATGGCAAGAATTTTCGGAGGCAACCAGGATCAAGCCAACACAGCAAGAGTTGTAGGGACATA TGGATACATGGCACCTGAGTATGCAATGGAAGGCAGATTTTCTGAGAAATCTGATGTCTACAGCTTTGGTGTGCTGATGTTAGAGATTATAAGCGGAAAAAAGAACACACACTATTACAATGAAGAATGGTCTTTGAGCCTTTTGGGATGC GCCTGGAAATTGTGGAGTGAAGATAATGGTCTGGCATTTGCGGAACAAACTATAGTGAGTTCAAATTTCCAGGGAGATATCGTTAGATCCATTCACATCGCCCTATTGTGTGTTCAAGAATTTCCTACAGACAGGCCTACAATTCAAACTGTTCTGGCAATGCTCAGCCGGGAAATCGTGGACCTGCCGGCGCCGGAGCAGCCAGTTTTTGCAGAGAAATGGAACCGTTTCCATGTCGGTACAACTCAACCGACGATTCAAACCGGATACTCGGGCAACGAGGTCACACTCACAGTGCTGGACGGTCGATGA
- the LOC142527930 gene encoding transcription factor NIGTH1-like — protein sequence MLHAAPEMMTPSSELSFDYKPYMQPTQKLEEFLARLEEERLKIDAFKRELPLCMQLLNNAMEASRQQLQLQRSMNEGGRPVLEEFIPLKNTSSEITTDQNNNSADKANWMTSAQLWNQESETRTPSPKENNDHMKIALNGKQRVINGGAFVPFSTKDRNFTPFPELALASSVSQKEEMELDATKNSLESNSRRENVNNISGAEKDQVHEAANSTSQAQRKARRCWSPDLHRRFVNALQMLGGSQLATPKQIRELMKVDGLTNDEVKSHLQKYRLHTRRPSPNSHSTPATPQVVVLGGIWVPPEYAAAAAAHGAQQANALYGTHTNTAHHVSPVFCSAAPQVAHEIYPAIAAPPQPPNHQIHHHHQLHLYNKPPGNNSPDSDVQGGAGDQSESIEDGKSESGSWKADSGGENGGDIRKRPEVEESNASVVMSLKF from the exons ATGTTACATGCAGCACCAGAAATGATGACACCATCTTCAGAACTAAGCTTTGACTACAAACCCTACATGCAGCCAACTCAAAAACTTGAAGAGTTTTTGGCTCGTCTAGAAGAAGAAAGGCTCAAGATCGATGCTTTCAAGCGGGAGCTTCCTCTTTGCATGCAACTACTCAACAATG CTATGGAGGCGTCGAGGCAACAGTTACAGTTGCAGAGATCAATGAATGAAGGAGGAAGACCGGTGTTGGAAGAATTCATTCCACTGAAGAATACAAGTTCGGAAATTACAACTGATCAGAATAATAATTCCGCGGATAAGGCAAACTGGATGACATCTGCACAGCTTTGGAATCAAGAAAGTGAAACCAGGACTCCGTCTCCCAAAGAAAATAATGATCATATGAAGATAGCTTTGAATGGGAAGCAAAGGGTCATTAATGGAGGAGCTTTTGTTCCTTTTTCAACCAAAGATAGAAATTTCACGCCATTTCCAGAATTAGCCCTTGCTTCCTCCGTATCACAGAAAGAAGAGATGGAGTTAGATGCTACAAAGAATTCATTAGAATCAAATTCCAGGAGAGAGAACGTAAATAATATTTCAGGTGCGGAGAAAGATCAAGTTCATGAGGCAGCAAATTCAACGAGCCAAGCTCAGAGAAAGGCTAGGAGATGCTGGTCGCCAGACTTGCACAGGCGTTTTGTCAATGCACTTCAGATGTTGGGTGGTTCACAAT TGGCTACTCCTAAACAAATAAGAGAACTGATGAAGGTTGATGGTTTGACCAATGATGAAGTTAAAAGTCATTTGCAG AAATATAGACTACACACAAGAAGACCGAGTCCTAACTCGCACTCCACCCCGGCGACACCGCAAGTGGTGGTCCTAGGCGGCATATGGGTCCCACCGGAATACGCAGCAGCGGCAGCAGCACACGGGGCCCAACAAGCCAACGCCTTGTATGGGACACACACGAACACTGCACATCACGTATCTCCTGTTTTCTGTTCCGCCGCACCACAAGTGGCGCATGAAATCTACCCCGCGATAGCAGCACCCCCTCAGCCGCCTAACCACCAGATCCACCATCACCACCAGTTACACCTCTACAACAAGCCTCCAGGAAACAACTCCCCAGATTCAGACGTCCAGGGTGGCGCCGGAGACCAATCCGAGAGCATAGAAGATGGTAAGTCAGAGAGCGGCAGCTGGAAGGCTGACAGCGGCGGGGAAAACGGTGGAGATATCAGGAAAAGGCCGGAAGTTGAAGAAAGCAACGCGAGTGTTGTGATGAGTctgaaattctga
- the LOC142527806 gene encoding uncharacterized protein LOC142527806, which translates to MEIPVPKNLKKLWELWELRSFLILSLSLQAVLILISPLRKRTKNDFVFVILWSAYLLADWAANFAVGIISNSQGNIKDCSNKKGDFDSDLLAFWAPFLLVHLGGPDTISAFSLEDNELWLRHLAGLVFQSMAAVYVFLQSLPQNRVWMPTVFIFIDGLIKYAERTMSLYRASFNRFKESMLKAPDPGANYAQLMDEYRSMKDANLPTRIEMIREPERGKKSVDRVKKGKLNDTEVVLYAYRFFETFKGLIVDLIFSSRERNQSREFFLERNAEDAFRVIEVELSFIYESLFSKVVVVYSSYGYWFRFFSFALVVTSLGLFYCVDKTDFTDSRDVALSYTLLIGAMALDVIAFIKLITSDWLTVTIKKLPDVDLKDPTEYGPGGGKSSDGYFRRYLQLLRQFLHPLIRHWSESVSCYNLIFYCLNPRPLLKEKITNLFNLTTFLDSRKYRKHGRFTEELRQHIFDELHMKSKMADDLYTAKEISAAKGDWTLRVESCTEFLPHIVDVDYDQSLLVWHIATELCYNDEAKSSSGKAGEKTSFGKDGEKASSGEDGENYKKFSKLLSDYMLYLLIMQPQMMSEVAGIGQIRFRDTCAEAKNFFASRSVYRKKKETMGAGFLKKVCGVHRYSYRRFGCLVHSTIDFYNIPCDEWLRPERSV; encoded by the coding sequence ATGGAGATTCCTGTACCGAAGAACTTAAAGAAGCTATGGGAGTTATGGGAACTTCGATCCTTCCTCATCCTAAGCCTATCCCTGCAAGCTGTTCTAATTTTAATTTCCCCTTTGAGGAAGCGAACCAAGAATGATTTTGTATTCGTTATTCTATGGTCTGCATACTTGCTGGCTGATTGGGCAGCTAATTTTGCAGTTGGAATAATATCCAACAGCCAAGGCAATATAAAAGACTGCAGTAACAAGAAGGGCGACTTTGATTCTGATCTTCTGGCATTCTGGGCTCCGTTCCTTCTGGTACATCTCGGTGGCCCCGATACGATATCTGCATTTTCTCTGGAGGATAATGAGCTATGGCTCAGGCATTTAGCAGGGCTCGTATTCCAATCCATGGCTGCAGTATATGTATTCCTTCAGTCCCTGCCCCAGAACCGGGTATGGATGCCAACAGttttcatttttattgatgGACTCATAAAGTATGCAGAAAGGACAATGTCACTCTATCGTGCCAGCTTCAATCGCTTCAAGGAGTCCATGCTTAAGGCTCCTGATCCTGGCGCCAACTATGCCCAGCTCATGGATGAGTACCGTTCGATGAAAGACGCAAATCTACCAACACGTATTGAAATGATTCGCGAACCTGAACGAGGAAAAAAATCTGTGGATAGGGTGAAAAAAGGGAAGTTGAACGATACAGAAGTGGTGCTTTATGCATATCGCTTCTTTGAGACTTTCAAGGGCTTAATAGTCGACCTCATTTTCAGCTCCCGTGAACGTAATCAAAGTAGAGAATTTTTCCTCGAGAGAAATGCGGAAGATGCTTTTAGAGTGATAGAGGTGGAACTTAGTTTCATATACGAGTCCCTCTTTAGCAAGGTGGTGGTTGTGTACTCTTCATACGGATACTGGTTCCGATTCTTCTCTTTTGCTTTAGTTGTAACTTCACTTGGTCTCTTCTATTGTGTGGACAAAACCGACTTTACAGATTCTCGTGATGTTGCCCTCAGTTATACCTTGCTTATCGGAGCCATGGCTTTAGATGTAATAGCTTTCATCAAGCTCATTACCTCTGATTGGCTTACTGTTACCATAAAAAAGCTGCCAGATGTAGACCTCAAGGACCCAACAGAGTACGGACCTGGTGGTGGGAAAAGCTCTGATGGCTACTTTCGGCGCTATTTGCAACTTCTTCGGCAGTTTTTGCATCCTCTGATCCGCCATTGGTCCGAGTCTGTGTCATGTTACAACTTGATATTTTATTGTCTGAATCCTCGTCCACTCTTGAAGGAGAAGATTACCAACCTTTTTAATCTAACAACATTTTTAGACAGCCGCAAATATAGGAAACACGGACGATTTACCGAAGAACTGAGACAACACATATTCGATGAGCTGCATATGAAATCTAAGATGGCGGATGATTTATACACTGCCAAGGAGATAAGTGCAGCAAAAGGTGATTGGACCCTGCGAGTTGAGAGCTGCACCGAGTTCCTTCCTCATATTGTTGACGTGGATTATGACCAGAGCCTTCTGGTATGGCATATTGCCACCGAACTCTGCTACAACGATGAAGCTAAATCTTCATCAGGCAAAGCTGGAGAGAAGACTTCATTTGGCAAAGATGGGGAGAAGGCTTCATCAGGCGAAGATGGCGAGAATTACAAGAAGTTCTCTAAGCTGCTTTCTGACTACATGTTATATCTCTTGATTATGCAACCTCAAATGATGTCTGAAGTCGCAGGCATCGGACAAATCAGATTCCGAGACACATGTGCAGAGGCCAAAAACTTTTTTGCCAGTCGATCTGTGTAcaggaaaaagaaagaaacaatGGGAGCTGGTTTCTTGAAAAAAGTTTGTGGCGTCCATCGTTATTCTTATCGCAGGTTTGGTTGCCTTGTTCATTCTACCATTGACTTTTATAATATCCCTTGTGATGAATGGCTGCGACCTGAAAGAAGCGTGTAG
- the LOC142527289 gene encoding uncharacterized protein LOC142527289 — MSRFLTDRNILRVSRSSLINRVSIYSESSKHASFNRAGFNCSGRYRLYLQYSFPSRRHAWNATPDIGKGFCNGYFRQYSVFPLSSTIAHHAGVAWKRLAQMCAHNGWTCLPFHRMAQAVILALSNSYMVVPGIFALVCGTHVAWAQSVEDKIVFQPRNTLYMSSEDSHLFLTRLILYIFDGFLLLLRGIFLVVLFTPSIGMAPFADTFGSQFRELWLQVVRQTLERAGPAFIKWGQWAATRPDLFPKDLCSELSKLHTKAPEHSFAYTKKAIEKAFGRKISEIFNDFEVEPVASGSIAQIHRASLRSRYPGRQMKPLLVAVKVRHPGVGESIKRDFEIINLVAKISNLIPALNWLRLGESVQQFAVFMMSQVDLSREAAHLSRFIYNFRRWTDVSFPKPVYPLVHPAVLVETFEHGESVSYFVDELEGNERLKSSLAHIGTHALLKMLLVDNFVHADMHPGNILVRVGRNKSSRKKLFKTKPHVIFIDVGMTAELSNYDRSNLVEFFTAVARRDGRTAAQCTLRFSKKQNCPSPEAFTQEVKESFDFWGTPEGDLIHPAECMLQVLEQVRRHKVNVDGSVCAVMVTILVLEGWQRKLDPDYDVMHTLQTLLLKVDWAKSLSYTIEGLMAP, encoded by the exons ATGTCAAG ATTCTTGACTGATAGAAACATCTTGAGAGTGTCACGGTCTTCACTGATAAACCGAGTTAGCATTTATTCGGAAAGTTCAAAACATGCTTCTTTTAATAGAGCAGGTTTCAACTGTTCTGGCCGATATAGGCTCTACCTGCAGTATTCTTTTCCCAGCAGAAGACATGCTTGGAATGCGACACCCGATATCGGAAAAGGTTTCTGTAACGGTTATTTTCGGCAGTATTCAGTTTTTCCATTGAGTAGTACTATAGCTCATCATGCCGGAGTTGCTTGGAAGAGGTTGGCACAAATGTGTGCGCATAATGGCTGGACTTGTCTCCCCTTTCACAGGATGGCTCAGGCTGTCATCTTGGCATTGAGCAATTCTTACATGGTTGTTCCTGGCATATTTGCTTTAGTCTGTGGAACACACGTGGCATGGGCTCAATCGGTTGAAGACAAAATTGTCTTTCAGCCAAGAAATACTTTATACATGAGTTCAGAAGACAGCCATCTCTTCTTGACTAGATTGATCCTATACATATTCGATGGCTTTTTGTTGTTATTAAGAGGAATATTTTTGGTTGTTCTTTTTACACCAAGCATTGGCATGGCTCCATTTGCAGATACTTTTGGATCTCAATTCAGGGAATTGTGGCTTCAGGTTGTTCGTCAAACTCTAGAAAGAGCAGGACCTGCATTCATAAAATGGGGCCAGTGGGCTGCCACACGACCCGATCTCTTTCCTAAAGATTTGTGCAGCGAATTGTCAAAGCTTCACACAAAAGCCCCGGAACATAGTTTTGCCTACACGAAGAAGGCTATTGAGAAAGCTTTTGGCCGTAAGATTTCTGAAATTTTCAATGACTTTGAGGTAGAACCTGTGGCATCTGGAAGTATTGCTCAAATACATAGGGCTTCTCTGCGGTCTCGATATCCTGGTCGTCAGATGAAACCATTGCTGGTTGCAGTAAAGGTGAGACATCCAGGAGTTGGCGAATCTATAAAACGGGATTTTGAGATAATTAATCTTGTGGCAAAAATCTCAAACTTAATTCCTGCTTTGAATTGGTTGAGATTGGGTGAAAGTGTACAGCAGTTCGCAGTTTTTATGATGTCTCAAGTTGATCTTTCTCGAGAAGCTGCTCACTTGAGCCGCTTCATATATAATTTTCGGAGATGGACGGATGTTTCCTTCCCCAAACCTGTATATCCTTTAGTACATCCAGCTGTTTTGGTGGAAACTTTTGAGCACGGAGAAAGTGTTTCTTACTTTGTTGATGAGCTCGAAGGGAATGAGCGGCTAAAAAGTTCTCTTGCCCATATTGGAACGCATGCTTTGCTTAAGATGCTTCTG GTAGACAACTTTGTTCATGCTGACATGCATCCTGGAAACATCCTGGTTCGTGTAGGTAGAAACAAATCTTCCCGGAAAAAGCTGTTCAAAACCAAGCCTCATGTCATATTCATCGATGTGGGAATGACTGCAGAACTTTCTAATTATGATCGCTCAAATTTAGTTGAGTTCTTTACTGCTGTTGCTCGTAGAGATGGCCGAACTGCAGCACAGTGCACTCTGAGATTTTCAAAAAAACAGAACTGCCCAAGCCCTGAGGCCTTCACTCAG GAAGTGAAAGAATCATTTGATTTTTGGGGTACCCCAGAAGGAGATCTGATTCATCCCGCTGAATGCATGCTACAAGTTCTTGAGCAAGTCCGGCGTCATAAAGTCAATGTTGATGGCAGTGTTTGCGCTGTGATGGTCACAATTTTGGTCCTTGAG GGCTGGCAGCGGAAGCTCGATCCAGATTATGATGTGATGCATACATTACAAACACTGCTTCTTAAAGTCGACTGGGCGAAATCACTTTCTTACACAATTGAAGGACTCATGGCCCCATGA